From one Phycisphaerales bacterium genomic stretch:
- a CDS encoding pyruvate, phosphate dikinase, whose amino-acid sequence MAKSAKPMKRSTTRSSTRKGSRKVKHNKPAATKMVYFFGRKQTDGNAKMKPLLGGKGANLAEMTSIGLPVPPGFTITTETCDAYYKAGQTLPGGLMKQVHEGIAFIEKETGKEFGGARNALLVSVRSGAAMSMPGMMDTILNLGLNDETVKGLAADTGNERFAYDAYRRLINMFGDVVKGVDHEHFEHAFDAIKKKYDAKLDTDVPTEGIKELCEAYKAVYEQGVGKPFPQDAVEQLTEAIEAVFGSWNKHSAITYRRKEGISGLLGTAVNVQAMVFGNMGEDSGTGVAFSRNPSTGENDFYGEFLVNAQGEDVVAGIRTPRPVAEMKLWRPEIHKQLLGVRKRLEAHYREMQDFEFTVERGKLYMLQTRTGKRTGFAAVRIAVEMVKEKLISKEEAIARVPAGDLIQLMLPSFDPAAKKSNQAIATGLPASPGAAVGKLAFTAEEAAVRTAKGESVILIRKETSPEDVEGMHAAAGILTSTGGMTSHAAVVARGWGKCCVAGAGAIHIDAKGRKAEVGGRTLGPDDVISIDGSTGEVFIGALRRVEPTLEGPQSQLLAWADKIRRMGVRTNADTPDDARKAREFGAQGIGLCRTEHMFFEGERIKSMRQMILADNLADRQAALAKLLPYQRDDFIGIFTAMDGLPVTVRLLDPPLHEFLPHEEAQQRELAREAHVTLEHIQRRVELLHEANPMLGHRGCRLAVTYPEILVMQVRAITEAAIDCIRRGVDARPEIMIPLAGTQKELELLRRLTLETIDLVFAEQQYKKKLRIPVGTMIEVPRAAITADEIATQADFFSFGTNDLTQMTFGFSRDDINTFLPDYLNKDILPVDPFQTIDAGGVGVLVEMACTKGRAVRPDLKLGICGEHGGDPQSVYFCHRVGLDYVSCSPFRVPIARLAAAQAVVREQTAASNSKVASIRDGAKGKSKSKSKKQAKARDGRVARRK is encoded by the coding sequence ATGGCCAAGAGCGCAAAACCCATGAAACGATCCACCACGCGTTCCTCCACCCGCAAGGGTTCCCGGAAAGTCAAGCACAACAAGCCCGCCGCGACGAAGATGGTCTACTTCTTCGGGCGCAAGCAAACGGACGGCAACGCGAAGATGAAGCCGCTGCTCGGCGGCAAGGGCGCCAATCTCGCCGAGATGACCTCCATCGGCCTGCCCGTTCCGCCGGGCTTCACGATTACGACGGAGACCTGCGACGCCTACTACAAGGCCGGCCAGACCTTGCCCGGCGGCCTCATGAAGCAGGTGCACGAGGGCATCGCGTTCATCGAGAAGGAAACGGGCAAAGAGTTCGGCGGGGCGCGCAATGCGCTGCTCGTTTCGGTGCGCAGCGGCGCCGCCATGTCGATGCCGGGCATGATGGACACCATTCTGAATCTCGGCCTCAACGACGAAACCGTGAAGGGCCTTGCGGCCGACACGGGCAACGAGCGCTTCGCCTACGACGCCTATCGCCGGCTCATCAACATGTTCGGCGACGTGGTCAAGGGCGTGGATCACGAGCACTTCGAGCACGCGTTCGACGCGATCAAGAAGAAGTATGACGCCAAACTCGACACCGATGTGCCAACGGAGGGCATCAAGGAACTCTGCGAGGCGTACAAGGCGGTGTACGAGCAAGGGGTGGGCAAGCCCTTCCCGCAGGACGCGGTGGAGCAGTTGACCGAGGCCATCGAAGCGGTGTTCGGGTCGTGGAACAAGCACTCCGCCATCACGTACCGCCGAAAGGAAGGCATCAGCGGGCTGCTAGGCACGGCGGTCAACGTGCAGGCGATGGTCTTTGGCAACATGGGCGAAGACAGCGGCACCGGCGTCGCCTTCTCCCGCAACCCCTCCACCGGCGAGAATGACTTCTACGGCGAGTTTCTCGTCAACGCCCAGGGCGAAGACGTCGTCGCCGGCATCCGCACGCCGCGACCCGTCGCGGAGATGAAACTCTGGCGGCCGGAGATCCACAAACAGTTGCTCGGCGTGCGCAAGCGGCTCGAAGCGCACTACCGCGAGATGCAGGACTTTGAGTTCACCGTCGAGCGCGGCAAGTTGTACATGCTGCAGACGCGCACGGGCAAACGCACCGGGTTCGCCGCGGTGCGCATCGCCGTGGAGATGGTCAAGGAGAAGTTGATCAGCAAGGAGGAGGCGATCGCTCGCGTGCCGGCGGGCGATCTCATTCAACTGATGCTTCCGAGTTTCGATCCGGCAGCCAAGAAGAGCAACCAGGCCATCGCCACCGGTCTGCCGGCGTCGCCCGGTGCGGCCGTGGGCAAACTGGCCTTCACGGCCGAAGAGGCGGCGGTGCGAACCGCCAAAGGCGAAAGCGTCATTCTCATCCGCAAGGAAACGAGCCCGGAGGACGTCGAAGGCATGCACGCGGCCGCGGGCATCCTGACGAGCACGGGAGGGATGACGAGCCACGCCGCCGTGGTGGCGCGCGGCTGGGGCAAGTGCTGCGTCGCCGGCGCGGGGGCGATCCACATCGACGCCAAGGGACGCAAGGCTGAAGTGGGCGGCCGCACGCTCGGACCCGACGACGTTATCTCGATCGACGGCTCGACGGGCGAAGTGTTCATCGGCGCCCTTCGACGCGTCGAGCCCACGCTCGAGGGCCCGCAATCGCAACTGCTCGCGTGGGCGGACAAGATCCGCCGCATGGGTGTGCGGACCAACGCCGACACGCCCGATGATGCGCGCAAAGCCCGCGAGTTCGGCGCGCAGGGCATCGGCCTGTGCCGCACCGAGCACATGTTCTTCGAGGGCGAGCGGATCAAGTCCATGCGGCAGATGATTCTCGCGGACAACCTGGCGGATCGCCAGGCCGCCCTGGCCAAGCTGCTCCCCTATCAGCGCGACGACTTCATCGGGATTTTCACCGCGATGGACGGCCTGCCCGTCACCGTCCGCCTGCTCGATCCGCCGCTGCACGAGTTCCTGCCGCACGAGGAGGCGCAGCAGCGCGAACTCGCCCGCGAGGCGCACGTCACCCTCGAACACATCCAGCGGCGCGTCGAACTTCTGCACGAAGCCAATCCGATGCTCGGGCATCGCGGCTGCCGCCTTGCCGTGACCTACCCCGAAATTCTCGTGATGCAGGTGCGGGCCATCACCGAGGCGGCGATCGACTGCATCCGTCGCGGCGTCGATGCGCGGCCGGAGATCATGATCCCGCTCGCGGGCACGCAGAAGGAACTCGAACTGCTCCGCCGCCTCACGCTCGAGACCATCGACCTCGTCTTCGCCGAGCAGCAGTACAAGAAGAAGCTGCGCATTCCCGTGGGCACGATGATCGAAGTGCCGCGCGCCGCGATCACCGCCGACGAGATCGCCACCCAGGCGGATTTCTTCAGTTTCGGCACCAACGACCTCACCCAGATGACCTTCGGCTTCAGCCGCGATGACATCAATACGTTCCTGCCCGATTACCTGAACAAGGACATCCTGCCGGTCGATCCGTTCCAGACGATCGACGCGGGCGGCGTGGGCGTGCTGGTCGAGATGGCGTGCACGAAAGGACGCGCGGTCCGGCCTGATCTGAAACTCGGCATCTGTGGCGAACACGGCGGCGATCCGCAGTCGGTCTACTTCTGCCACCGCGTCGGCCTGGACTACGTCAGTTGCTCGCCGTTCCGCGTGCCGATCGCGCGTCTGGCGGCGGCGCAGGCCGTGGTCAGGGAGCAGACGGCGGCGTCCAACAGCAAGGTCGCGAGCATTCGCGACGGCGCTAAGGGCAAGTCGAAGTCAAAGTCGAAGAAGCAGGCCAAGGCGCGCGATGGCCGCGTCGCCCGGCGCAAATAA
- the murJ gene encoding murein biosynthesis integral membrane protein MurJ, whose product MATQDQDNATAPAPVPKSGAARGLVAATWVVSGLTFLSRIAGLVRDAANSRTFGSGPDFGAFTFAFLIPNLFRRLFGEGALSASFLPRYTNLLDEDPGKARAYARLVIGSTALALTAITVIVEVGLALLWLQWRDQPDLSTRVLAVELTMLTFPYMPMVCVTALLGAVLQVHHRFGPTAASPILLNLGIIIPTIGTWWYSTTHPEFDRTRGLYFVCVAILISGVVQIIWSLWALRDARTQAPRPSRAQMDERRADLRDTWRFALPMILGLGVLQLNTFFDGLIASYPFLVGPTLLGLDYPLDGHSAAIVGYAQRLYQFPLGVFGIAVATAIYPALARTARADGEFAEVVRHGLRLTIFIGLPATIGLMFVATPMTAVIYHGGQFPAQDVLRVARVLLAYSPAVCAYSIIHVLTRAYFARGDSMTPVRISLCMVGCNLTLNLLLIWWLGEAGLAASTSICAIMQVLLLVRGARPVADDALMGHLARIASATLVMTVVLAALRTVWPSDSGDWWASLRELAAFTTAGVAAYLLAARLLKLEEWRWLVQRESGVEG is encoded by the coding sequence GTGGCGACCCAAGATCAAGACAACGCGACCGCCCCGGCCCCTGTCCCCAAGTCCGGGGCGGCGCGGGGGCTCGTCGCGGCCACCTGGGTCGTTTCCGGCCTCACATTCCTGTCCCGCATCGCCGGGCTGGTTCGCGACGCGGCAAACTCGCGGACGTTCGGCTCCGGGCCGGACTTCGGTGCCTTCACCTTCGCGTTCCTCATTCCCAATCTGTTCCGGCGGCTGTTCGGCGAGGGCGCGCTGAGCGCTTCATTCCTGCCGCGCTACACGAACCTGCTCGATGAAGATCCCGGCAAGGCGCGGGCGTACGCCCGGCTCGTGATCGGATCGACGGCGCTGGCGCTGACGGCGATCACGGTGATCGTCGAGGTTGGTCTTGCGCTGCTCTGGCTGCAATGGCGCGATCAGCCGGACCTCTCGACGCGCGTGCTCGCGGTCGAACTGACGATGCTCACGTTCCCGTACATGCCCATGGTGTGCGTCACGGCGCTGCTGGGCGCCGTGCTGCAGGTGCACCACCGCTTCGGTCCGACCGCGGCGTCGCCGATCCTGCTCAACCTGGGCATCATCATTCCGACGATCGGCACGTGGTGGTACTCGACCACGCATCCGGAGTTCGACCGCACGCGCGGGCTCTACTTCGTCTGCGTGGCCATTCTGATCTCGGGCGTCGTGCAGATCATCTGGTCGCTGTGGGCCCTGCGCGATGCGCGGACCCAGGCGCCCCGCCCCAGCCGCGCTCAGATGGACGAGAGGCGAGCCGATCTTCGGGATACCTGGCGCTTCGCGCTGCCGATGATCCTGGGCCTGGGCGTGCTGCAGCTGAACACCTTCTTCGACGGGCTCATTGCCTCGTACCCGTTCCTCGTCGGACCGACGCTGCTCGGCTTGGATTACCCGCTCGACGGCCATTCCGCAGCCATTGTCGGGTACGCGCAGCGTCTCTACCAGTTCCCGCTGGGCGTGTTCGGCATCGCCGTCGCGACCGCGATCTATCCGGCGCTGGCGCGCACCGCACGAGCGGATGGCGAATTCGCCGAGGTCGTGCGACACGGGTTGCGGCTGACGATCTTCATCGGCCTGCCGGCCACGATCGGGTTGATGTTCGTCGCCACGCCGATGACGGCGGTCATCTATCACGGCGGGCAGTTTCCGGCGCAGGACGTGTTGCGCGTGGCGCGCGTCCTGCTGGCCTACAGCCCGGCGGTGTGCGCCTACTCGATCATTCACGTGCTGACGCGAGCGTACTTTGCCCGCGGCGATTCGATGACGCCCGTGCGCATCTCGCTGTGCATGGTCGGCTGCAATCTCACGCTCAACCTGCTGCTTATCTGGTGGCTCGGCGAGGCCGGGCTCGCCGCCTCTACCTCGATCTGCGCAATCATGCAGGTGCTGCTGCTGGTGCGCGGTGCGCGGCCGGTCGCCGATGACGCACTCATGGGCCATCTGGCTCGCATTGCGTCGGCGACGCTGGTGATGACCGTAGTGCTTGCCGCGTTGCGCACCGTCTGGCCCAGCGACTCGGGGGATTGGTGGGCGTCGCTGCGCGAACTCGCTGCGTTCACGACTGCGGGCGTTGCGGCGTATCTGCTTGCGGCCCGGCTGCTGAAGCTCGAAGAGTGGCGCTGGCTCGTGCAACGGGAGAGCGGCGTTGAGGGTTGA
- a CDS encoding SDR family NAD(P)-dependent oxidoreductase yields MKSLKDRVICIVGASSGIGRATAVECARAGMQVAVAARRMDRLEQLKDELAEHRCEALALRCDISCETESAELIDRCRERFGRVDAVLANAGYGHEGSIVDLSDEALRQIFEVNFFGTVRIARAAVEAFRRQGNGHLLITSSCLSRFTLPYSAAYSATKAAQTHMARALRLELEHEGIDVSVIHPITTRTEFFDTACDVAGVERRGLPKHSPRLFIQPPERVARAIVKCLRRPTPEVWTSHITRLAAGVMVAFPSFHDFCVRRELAHRRSFTTSEAVTPPPAKSGPNPAS; encoded by the coding sequence ATGAAATCGCTCAAGGATCGGGTCATCTGCATCGTCGGCGCCAGCAGCGGCATCGGCCGCGCCACCGCCGTCGAGTGCGCCCGCGCCGGCATGCAGGTGGCGGTCGCGGCCAGACGGATGGATCGCCTTGAGCAACTCAAGGACGAACTGGCTGAGCATCGCTGCGAAGCCCTGGCGCTGCGCTGTGACATCTCGTGCGAGACGGAATCAGCCGAATTGATCGATCGATGCCGTGAGCGGTTCGGACGGGTGGACGCGGTTCTGGCCAACGCGGGTTACGGCCACGAAGGCTCCATCGTGGACCTCTCGGATGAGGCGCTGCGACAGATCTTCGAAGTGAACTTCTTCGGTACGGTGCGGATCGCCCGAGCCGCCGTCGAGGCGTTCCGCCGGCAAGGCAACGGCCATCTGCTGATTACGAGCAGTTGCCTGTCGCGCTTTACGCTGCCTTATTCGGCGGCATACAGCGCGACCAAGGCCGCCCAGACGCATATGGCGCGAGCGCTTCGCCTGGAACTTGAGCACGAGGGGATCGACGTTTCGGTGATTCACCCGATCACGACACGAACAGAGTTCTTCGACACCGCCTGCGACGTCGCCGGAGTGGAGCGGCGCGGCCTTCCCAAGCACTCGCCCAGGCTGTTCATCCAGCCGCCTGAGCGCGTTGCACGGGCGATTGTCAAGTGCCTGCGCCGGCCGACGCCCGAGGTGTGGACGAGCCACATCACCCGTCTTGCAGCGGGGGTGATGGTTGCGTTTCCGTCGTTCCATGACTTTTGCGTTCGTCGCGAACTGGCGCATCGCCGCTCGTTCACGACCAGCGAGGCTGTGACCCCGCCGCCGGCCAAATCAGGGCCAAATCCCGCCTCCTGA